TAATTTCTTTCTTTAAAGAAATCTACAATTTCAATATTTTCCTCACTCTTAGGATAAGGATAGTTTTCATTCCATATTTTATTAGAAATTGGTAAAGCTAAAAGCTTTTCATAATCATTTGTGAATTTAATTGTATTGGTGAAATAAGGCTTAGTAAACTGATCATCATAATCATATAAATAAAGTATAGCCGTAGTTTTTATATTTTTCTTAGTCTTTCCAGAATGATATCCAGAATAATAATTAAGATCAAACTCAATATTAAAATATTGAATTCTATTAAAATCAATAGGATTAAATATTACATTAAGATTTAATTTATTGATAGAAGATGAGTCGTTTTTAACGATTGGCATTAATTTAAACCGATTTGGATGCTCAATGAAAATTTCAATTTTTTTAAGAATTAATTCCTCTTTTTGAAAAAGTAATTCGCCAGAAAAAACTTCTTTATTTTCATCTTTAGGTAAAAATGAAATTGCTACATCATGATCATTGCCCTTTGTTATAAGCTTTAAATTATAATATTTTTTTATTTCAGAAAGTGACATATTCCCAGGGTATTGAGGTAACATATGGTTTATATTTCCAAATAAACTAAAATTTCGAAGTAGGTAAACATAATTCAAACTGTAAAAAGGAAATAATTGATTTTGTCCGAACCTACCTGTTTTTAAATCTAATCGAGAAATACCCTTAGATAATTGTTGGCTACTATTGTATAACCCATCAAAATGTTCTAATGGAACATCTCCCGTTTTAGAGCTTAAATTAAAATAAGCCTTATTATTAATTACATCATTTTTACGACGATACTTTTTGATTAATTTATAAAGTAATTTATAAAGATCCTCTTTGCTTGCATTGAGTACAACTTCCTTTAGATTTGTTGAAGATTCTTCTAGGTAAAGTATACTATTTAAACTAAAAAAGTCTTTAGAAACCTTTTTTGATTGGTAACCAAGATATCTAATTTCAAGTGATTCAATATCTCTATTTGTACTTATTTGAAATTTCCCATCCTCATTACATGTTGCATATACCCCTGTATTCGTAAATATTACTACTGCATAAGGCAACGGAGTCTTAGTCACTTTGTCAAAAACATAGCCTTCTATAGTAGTGGCAGTAGTTTGACCTGAACAAAATATAGAAGAAATTGTTAAAATAAGAACCAACAAAGACTTAGTTATTATAGAAATTTTCATTCGAAAATATAATTTTTAAAAACGTAATAATGTCCTATTTTTTAATCAACATTCGCTTAATCTCATTCAATTTCATTAAGGCTTCAATCGGTGTTAACGTATCAATATTCGTGCCTAAAATCTCTTCTTTTATGTCTTCCAACAAAGGATCGTCTAACTGAAAAAAGCTAAGCTGTACATCTTCTTCAGTTGCTTGTTTGAGCTTGTCTTTAATTTCATCTGAAGAGTGACTAGCTTCCAACTTTTTTAGCATTTTATTGGCTCTGTGAATTACCGAAGCTGGCATACCTGCTAATTTAGCTACATGTATTCCGAAACTATGTTCACTACCACCTGGCACTAATTTTCTAAGAAAAATAACATTGTCTTTCAATTCTTTTATAGAAACATTGAAGTTTTTGACCCGATCAAAAGTTTCGGTCATGTCATTTAATTCATGATAATGTGTAGCAAATAATGTTTTAGCCTTTGAAGGATGTTCATGTAAATATTCAGCAATTGCCCAGGCAATTGAAATTCCGTCATACGTACTTGTTCCACGACCAATTTCATCTAATAATACCAAACTACGTTCAGATATATTATTTAAAATATTAGCAGTTTCGTTCATTTCTACCATAAAAGTAGATTCTCCCATAGAGATATTATCACTTGCCCCTACTCTAGTAAATATTTTATCAACTACACCAATTCTGGCTTGTTGTGCAGGCACATAACTACCCATCTGTGCCAATAAAACAATTAAAGCGGTTTGACGTAAAATAGCTGACTTACCACTCATATTAGGACCCGTAATCATAATAATTTGCTGCTGACCCCTATTCAGCACTACATCATTAGCAATATATTCTTCACCAATTGGTAATTGTTTTTCTATTACAGGATGGCGACCATTTTTAATTTCTAAATCCGTGCTTTCATCCAATTGCGGACGCACATAATTGTTGTCTTTTGCCGTTTGCGTAAATGAGCATAAGCAATCTAATTTAGCCACCCGTTGAGCATTTTCTTGAACTTGCAAAATATGCACCGTCATAAACTGTAATAAATCAGCAAAAATTTGCTGCTCTAACACTGCAATTTTTTCTTCAGCTCCTAAAATCTTTGTTTCGTATTCTTTTAGCTCTTCAGTAATATAACGTTCAGCATTTACTAACGTTTGCTTTCTAACCCACTCTTCAGGAACCTTGTCTTTATGAGAATTTCTGACCTCGATATAATATCCAAATACATTATTAAAAGAAATTTTTAAACTAGGTATTTTGGTGCGTTCAGATTCTCGTGCTAGCATAGCATCCAAATAATCTTTAGCGTTCGTAGAAATACCTCTTAAATCATCTAATTCTTTGGAGACATTATTGGCAATTGTGTTTCCTTTATTGATATTTACTGGAGCATTCTCATTTATAGTTATTGCTATTTTTTCAATTAAATCAGCACAATTATGTAGTTGTTTCCCTAATTGTTGCAACGACTTGTTATCACTTTTTTCAGCATTTATTTTTATAGGTAAAATAGCTTTTAAAGAGTCTTTTAACAACACTACTTCTCGTGGATTTATCTTCCCCGTAGCTACTTTAGAAATCAGCCTTTCAATATCACTAATTTGTTTTATTTGGTACGTAATTCCATTATAAAAATCATCATTATCAATCAGATATTTCACAATTTCGTGTCGTTGTTGAATTTGTTTTAAATTCTTTAGAGGCAATGCCAACCAGCGTTTTAGCAGTCTTCCACCCATTGGCGAAATAGTTCTGTCGATAACATCTAATAGTGTTACTGCTTCTGGTTGATTGGAATAATACAATTCTAAATTACGAACCGTAAAGCGATCCATCCAAACATAATGATCTTCTTCTACACGATGAATGGTAGAAATATGTTCTAATTTTTTATGTTGCGTTTCTGACAGGTAATATAAAATTGCACCCGCGGAAACAATACCGTGTTGCAAATCGTCAATACCGAAACCTTTAAGTGATTTTATCTTAAAATGTTCTGTGAGCTGTTCATTGGCATAATCGTCTTGAAAAATCCAATCATCTAAATAGAACGTATAATAACGCTCTCCAAAAGCTTCTTTAAATTTGTTTTTGAACTGCTTTTGGACTAAAACCTCACTTGGACCAAAATTCTGAAGCAGTTTATCAATATATTCTTCATTACCCTCTGCCACTAAAAATTCGCCTGTAGAAATATCTAAAAATGATATCCCCAACTTTCTTTTACCAAAATGAATGGCTGCTAAAAAGTTGTTGGTTTTAGATTGTAATACCTCATCATTTAAAGCAACCCCAGGCGTAACTAATTCTGTTACTCCACGTTTGACAATGGTTTTGGTCATTTTAGGATCTTCCAACTGGTCGCAAATAGCAACTCGCATTCCCGCTTTTACCAATTTAGGTAAATATGTATTTAAGGAATGATGTGGAAACCCTGCCAAGGCGGTTTCGCTTTCGCTACCTGCACCACGTTTGGTTAAAACGATACCTAAAACACCAGCTGCTTTAACAGCATCTTCACCGAAAGTTTCGTAAAAATCGCCCACTCTAAATAATAACATCGCATCAGGATATTTTACCTTGATGGCATTATACTGCTTCATTAATGGGGTGACTTTTTTTGTTTTAGCCAAGATTCTGGAGATTAAATGATAAGACGCGAAGTTACATTTTTTTAGAGTGAGTTTAAAATGAAGCTGTATCAATTATTCACAATCGTCATAATTATTATTTACTTTTGGACAATTAATACGGGCAACTGAAAACAATAAACTGAAAATTGAACCATGAGGAAATTAAAAAACAGCGAGCTAGATCGATTAAATACCAACGAATTCAAAGAAGCCTCTAAGACACCATTAATTGTTATACTTGATAATATCAGGAGCTTAAATAATATTGGCTCGGTGTTTAGAACGTCTGATGCCTTTCTTGTTGAAAAAATTTACCTCTGCGGTATTACCGCACAACCACCACATAAAGACATTCATAAAACAGCCTTAGGAGCGACAGATACTGTTGACTGGGAGCATGCAGAAGATACGTTGACACTTATTGAAAAATTAAAAAGTGAAAATGTTGAAATTGCATCTATCGAACAAGCCGAAAACAGTATTGAACTTCAAAATTTTACACCTGTAAAAGGAAAAAAATTAGCTGTTATTTTAGGTAACGAAGTTAAAGGCGTACAACAAGCTGTTGTCTCCGCATCAGACTACTGTCTTGAAATTCCACAATATGGCACCAAACATTCCTTAAATATTTCGGTAACTTGTGGAGTCGTTTTATGGGATTTATTCAATAAAATAGAAAAGAGATCATAGTCATTATATATTTTCTTAAACCTCTTTTCTAAAATCTGTTACTATTTTACTTCCATTCAAAATCCCCGTTTTCTATAGACCAATCGTTTCCGAAAAAACCTGCACATTTTACAGCATCAATACCCTCATTGAGCACTTGACTATCAAAAAGTAGAACATCAGGAAAGGTTGTTCCATTCACCATATAATGATTAGCGTAAGTCGCTTTCATACCTTCATCTCCTGTGGCAGTGACTACACCAACGCTTGCAAAATTACTATCTTTTCTTGCTGTAGTAAAGTACATTCCCCATAGGTTTCCTATCAGTTTTTTTCCTCCAAAATCAACTTCATTATTTTTAACTTGAATCGGACTGTCTTTTAGCAATAATTTCCAAGCTACATTAGTGTCTTTATTTCCATAAATGATAACATTTCTATCGGCATATTTTTTTAAAGAAAAATCAGTGTCTTTTATCATTTCTACATTTCCGTTTGCACGATAATAAAAAGTTTCAGCATCAAAAAGAGCTTTGTGGTAATTCCATTCATTTTCAGAAGCATTACCTTTTGTACCGTATACGAAAACCACATTATTTCTAAAAGCATCTTTAAATCCCCCATTTCTATGTGGTCCTTTTTCGCTTAAAGAAGGTACCGTAGTTGTTTTCCAATTACCGTTCTCTTTTTTAAAGTAATTCTTATTTTTAGCAGTAATTTCTAATGCTTCACCATCAAGCGTTAGTGTATTTATTGTGTCAGATAATGTTGACAAATCAACTTCTAAAAGGGCAACATTATTAGTATTGATATTAAAACCTTTTTCCTTTGACATATCAAAAGAACTAACTTCAAATGGTTTTTCTTGTTGATAGATAGTTATAAAATTAGCGGTTGCCGAAACTCCTGGTGATCCGGTATAAAATTCTAACTTTTTCACATCTTCATCCTTTTTAATAGTCCGTTGTTTGAAAAAATCAAAAATTGGAGCCCAATCTACACTGTGATTTCCATACCAATGGGTACCATCAGGATATTCATAATATGTAAAATCATTATGAAATTTTCCCAAACGCTCTCGCATTTGTCTTGCAATAATAGTTGGCACTACATTATCCTTTTCGCCATGTAAAATGTAAACACCGCTTTGCAAATAATTACGTTCCAATTTTAGAGTTCTACTTGGAGTGCCCGCTCTTTCAATAATATTTTCTAAAGGCGTATTTATAGATTGTAATTTCATTCGTTCTACAGTTTTTGGCGATAGCCCAACACGCTTCAATTGTTCTGGTGTCATTTCTAACATTCGTTTCGTAAAACCATCACGATAGGCCAATAAATCAGGATAACCTGCACATGGAGCAATAGCAGCAAATTTATCAGGATAGGTAGCTCCTAAATACCAAGTACCATGTCCACCCATTGAATGACCCGTTAAATAAATTTTACTGTCATCTGGATTATAAATAGTTGTTGCATCTGCTAAAACTTCCAAAGCATCTAATCTCCCCCAATCTTCCCAGGCAAAGCCAAATGGACGACGATTAGTAGGGGCTACTAAATTTCCCCAATCT
The nucleotide sequence above comes from Aureibaculum algae. Encoded proteins:
- a CDS encoding RNA methyltransferase gives rise to the protein MRKLKNSELDRLNTNEFKEASKTPLIVILDNIRSLNNIGSVFRTSDAFLVEKIYLCGITAQPPHKDIHKTALGATDTVDWEHAEDTLTLIEKLKSENVEIASIEQAENSIELQNFTPVKGKKLAVILGNEVKGVQQAVVSASDYCLEIPQYGTKHSLNISVTCGVVLWDLFNKIEKRS
- a CDS encoding carboxylesterase family protein; the protein is MKIFTQIKLVVTLVLAFTLSISNAQKTGNIVEYFGKEKINEVSEGKVLHVFKTGLALQMPRFGFESSSFPNDPVFERFLSNTEYRAKKEAAFDIDYLGEQLQWKAIKVDSSSSFSDRSLRSSYVYLSYRSNAEKIVLFEASGHSLALVNGFPHEGDHYDFGYSLIPIKLKKGENVFVLKVGRFPRIRARLITPSTGVQFTTRDMTLPDVQSEEDMEYKGAIRVINATENWIKKATIDAKLGQKNLETSITNIPPLSVQKVPFTFASSPLEVSKEGIEMQLQLKNSKGLALDQQTVKLQIKSKYKHHKKTFISKIDGSVQYYSVAPSTTRDASQALFLSVHGASVEAVNQANAYQQKDWGNLVAPTNRRPFGFAWEDWGRLDALEVLADATTIYNPDDSKIYLTGHSMGGHGTWYLGATYPDKFAAIAPCAGYPDLLAYRDGFTKRMLEMTPEQLKRVGLSPKTVERMKLQSINTPLENIIERAGTPSRTLKLERNYLQSGVYILHGEKDNVVPTIIARQMRERLGKFHNDFTYYEYPDGTHWYGNHSVDWAPIFDFFKQRTIKKDEDVKKLEFYTGSPGVSATANFITIYQQEKPFEVSSFDMSKEKGFNINTNNVALLEVDLSTLSDTINTLTLDGEALEITAKNKNYFKKENGNWKTTTVPSLSEKGPHRNGGFKDAFRNNVVFVYGTKGNASENEWNYHKALFDAETFYYRANGNVEMIKDTDFSLKKYADRNVIIYGNKDTNVAWKLLLKDSPIQVKNNEVDFGGKKLIGNLWGMYFTTARKDSNFASVGVVTATGDEGMKATYANHYMVNGTTFPDVLLFDSQVLNEGIDAVKCAGFFGNDWSIENGDFEWK
- a CDS encoding carboxypeptidase-like regulatory domain-containing protein — translated: MKISIITKSLLVLILTISSIFCSGQTTATTIEGYVFDKVTKTPLPYAVVIFTNTGVYATCNEDGKFQISTNRDIESLEIRYLGYQSKKVSKDFFSLNSILYLEESSTNLKEVVLNASKEDLYKLLYKLIKKYRRKNDVINNKAYFNLSSKTGDVPLEHFDGLYNSSQQLSKGISRLDLKTGRFGQNQLFPFYSLNYVYLLRNFSLFGNINHMLPQYPGNMSLSEIKKYYNLKLITKGNDHDVAISFLPKDENKEVFSGELLFQKEELILKKIEIFIEHPNRFKLMPIVKNDSSSINKLNLNVIFNPIDFNRIQYFNIEFDLNYYSGYHSGKTKKNIKTTAILYLYDYDDQFTKPYFTNTIKFTNDYEKLLALPISNKIWNENYPYPKSEENIEIVDFFKERNYLHSYIESEIPLKAAVYITRSSLLWSNERKLTFGDIANGPGVNLNFSYALNFFENSDDKFIYTLKTLFDRESSFFLATRYAPDIDRINLAFDIYELFRYHLLEQINASMSIQEIKDLSNTVSLKAKILVNQMLFETVLIIDSEILSESEIFFKAQVLNKWKDKIHNELDKYRLDSNKNGAE
- the mutS gene encoding DNA mismatch repair protein MutS yields the protein MKQYNAIKVKYPDAMLLFRVGDFYETFGEDAVKAAGVLGIVLTKRGAGSESETALAGFPHHSLNTYLPKLVKAGMRVAICDQLEDPKMTKTIVKRGVTELVTPGVALNDEVLQSKTNNFLAAIHFGKRKLGISFLDISTGEFLVAEGNEEYIDKLLQNFGPSEVLVQKQFKNKFKEAFGERYYTFYLDDWIFQDDYANEQLTEHFKIKSLKGFGIDDLQHGIVSAGAILYYLSETQHKKLEHISTIHRVEEDHYVWMDRFTVRNLELYYSNQPEAVTLLDVIDRTISPMGGRLLKRWLALPLKNLKQIQQRHEIVKYLIDNDDFYNGITYQIKQISDIERLISKVATGKINPREVVLLKDSLKAILPIKINAEKSDNKSLQQLGKQLHNCADLIEKIAITINENAPVNINKGNTIANNVSKELDDLRGISTNAKDYLDAMLARESERTKIPSLKISFNNVFGYYIEVRNSHKDKVPEEWVRKQTLVNAERYITEELKEYETKILGAEEKIAVLEQQIFADLLQFMTVHILQVQENAQRVAKLDCLCSFTQTAKDNNYVRPQLDESTDLEIKNGRHPVIEKQLPIGEEYIANDVVLNRGQQQIIMITGPNMSGKSAILRQTALIVLLAQMGSYVPAQQARIGVVDKIFTRVGASDNISMGESTFMVEMNETANILNNISERSLVLLDEIGRGTSTYDGISIAWAIAEYLHEHPSKAKTLFATHYHELNDMTETFDRVKNFNVSIKELKDNVIFLRKLVPGGSEHSFGIHVAKLAGMPASVIHRANKMLKKLEASHSSDEIKDKLKQATEEDVQLSFFQLDDPLLEDIKEEILGTNIDTLTPIEALMKLNEIKRMLIKK